The following DNA comes from Cyanobacteriota bacterium.
TTTGAAACTCCGATTCAGTACGCATTTTCATAGCTTCATTGATACTATCAATTACAAATCTTTGCACATCAACATCTTGCAACTTGATTGCAATGATCATTGTCAAAACGGCACCAACCACAATCCCAGTACCAATACCCAGAATCACAGCATCAGTTGTTTTAACGTCTTCAAATTTATCTTTGAGTTCTTTTTTAAAAAGTATCACTGCAACTAAGCCACCAATAAAATAACAAAAAAGCGGGGCACCTTGAATAGGCAAGACAAAAATAGTATTGAGCAAAATTACTAATGCAGTTGAAATTAATATTGGCTTAAAATACGGATCCATAATTTATTGTTTTGTCCTTCTGAATCTACCAAAGAGTTTGGCTCTTCGCGTCGTCTCTTCCTTTACTGGTTCCTGGGTAAATTTGTCTAAGTATAGATCCTTGATAGAATCTGGATAGAACCATTGGATTTTTTTACCAGTTTGCCCCAAAACAAAATTGTTTCCATCTGCCGTGATTTTAAAAGCACCAGCATTACCAGTAGCTAAAACAAATCCGGTGTCATCAAAGAACCTAAAAAGCTTATCACCTTTATCGTAATAAACATCACCTTCATACAAAACTTGATCTTGATTAATTCCAATAATTTGATACCAAGCATTATCCAAGACTTCAACGTCTACACGTTTCTCACCAATACCAGCAAGGAAATCCGGTTCCTGACTATCCTCAACCAGGCTCAGTTCTTCTTGCAACGGTTTTGTCTTGAGTATAATAGTCGATTTAGTTTTGACTCTTGGCTTACTCTTCATTGACAAATCAAAAACAAACCAAGTCATTGCTGCAAGCACAATCACCATAGAAGTATAGATATGATATTTAGTGAGTTGGAAACTCCATGGCTTGGGCTGCTGATTAATATCACTATCATTAATAATTTCTTCAATCACCAGATCAACAGCATCTTGTCTCAGGTAATCCAATACGATTTTGATATTTTTAACCTTGAGCGTTTTCAAGATCTTGCTAACAAAACCCATTAAATAAGTTTCTTCTGGTAGTGCAGCTAGATTCGCTTCTTCAATATTGCGTATATGACTAATTGAAACTTTGGACTCCTCAGAAAGTTGCTCGATACTCAAATTAAATCGCTTTCTAGCCGCTTTAATCTCATTACCTATTCTTTCTATTGCTGCTTGGCTCTGCATTTACAAAATTACCTTAGGTTGAACCGCAAAATCCTTTCCGTTCTCTTTAGCAATATTAGCAAGTCCAATCAGCTCTTTTGTTGAGTCAAGACACTTAAGATATTGTTCACCTTGTTCTAAATCAATCAATTTATTACTAAATTGGCTAGACATCCTGCAAAACCCTGTTTTGCTAGTGATGTCGCTAGAAAAAAGGTCGGAACGGTGCGAAGCATTAGTTCCGTTAGTAGAGAGGAAGGGGTCTTCTGCAATAAATCTACTAAGATCCTGTTCTTTAATCGTGACTTTTTGCCCTTGTTGCAGTGCAATCACGTCTTTATTGTCAAATAAGTACTCAGGCAGGTCTAAGTAATCCACCGGGCTCAATATTGTATTGTGTAAATCAACACCTTCCGCCTGAAGATCATCCAAACTATAAGCAGATTGAAGCGTGAAATTATTAGATTCGAGTCGTCTCAAACTAGTCAAATGTCCTCCGACATCCCTTGCTACAGAACGTACATAGGTACCCTCACCACAGCTCATTTCAATCTTGGCAAATGGATAATCAAAATCAAGTAAGTCAATTGAATTAATTCTTACACGACATGGTTTCAAATCGGCAAGATCAATTTCATATCCTTCGCGCATAAGTTGATAGAGTTTTTTGCCATCAATTTTCTTGGCACTGTAAAGCGGAGGTATCTGATCAATCTCTCCTTCCATTGATTTTAACTTCTCCAGCAAATCTTCTTTGCTTAATTTGATTTCTGCTTTGTTTAAAAACTCACCAGTCAAATCATCAGTGTCAGTTGTATTACGCAAATCAATCTCAGCAAGATAGCGCTTGGTCTTTGCAAGGAATCGAATCAAACGTGTTGCAGAACCAACGGCAATTGGCAAAACCCCTGTAGCAAAGGGATCCAAGGTGCCAGCATGACCAACCTTCTTTGTGCGGAGTATGCCCCGTAGTTTGGCAACCACGTCATGAGAAGTCCAGTCTATTGGTTTATCTATTATCAAAAAACCGTTGAGCTGATGGTCAAAATTATTGTTCGCCATGATGACTTTCATCCTTAGCAACTGTTTTATCGATCAAGTCAACCATATCAACTGCTTTGGATAATGAACTTACTTCAATAAAAATCAACTTGGGGGCGTAACGAAGATTGAGTCTTCTTGCAACCACACCACGCATATGACCGGCACTGCCTTGCAATGCTGCTTTAGTACCAACGTGATCTAAACCATCACCAGAATTATCCATGACTGAATACATAACCCTGGCACTACTCAAAGACTGATTTAAATCAACACTAACGATTGATACAAATTTATCCATTCTGTCATCTTTAACTGCACCTTGTTGAATCAACAAAGCAACCTCTCGTTTAATAGCTTGGGCAACTTTCTCTCTGCGTTCGTAGCTTTTCATGGTCCTTCCTTAAAAACGGCTCTCTATAATCCGGGGTGAACATCTTCATATAGAAAGCCAAAATCTTCCCCAAAAGAGGGGATGAAGTTTACCATTATAGCAAATAAACTTGTTCAAGAAGTACAAAGAGATGTCTAGACAGTTGCGATGCAATTTTCTGAACTCTACCAAAATCTTCGATTTTGGGTCTTTTGTAAGACCTCATTACACGAAACCTTCGGTTTCGATGTACAGGTCGCTCAAAAAAAGGTAGCAACCGCGCGGAATGCGCGTGTTGCCTTTGGAGATAATTCAGACTTTCAAAACAAGTCTATTGAACAGGCTTACAACTTGGTTCGAGCGATTTCTTTAACAGTCCAACATTCAACAATATCACCTTCAACAAGATCATTGTATTTCTCAAAACTTAGACCACACTCAAAGTTTTCTTTAACTTCTTTAGCATCATCTTTAAACCTACGCAAGTAATCAATCTTGCCTTCGTATATTTTGGCTCCGTCTCTCATTACACGTGCAATTTCATTACGAACCACTTTACCTTTGGTTACCATACAGCCAGCAATATTGCGTCCATCAATTGTATAAATCTGACGGATCTCAATCTCTCCGAGCTTTTGCTCTTCGTATTCTGGTTCATGCATACCAAGAACAGCACGTTCAAGATCTTCAGTTAGTTTATAAATAACCTCATAGGACTTAATAATGACCTTGGCTTTTTCTGCTTGTTTGGCAGTAGCAGCCGTATCAACACCAACGTGGAAACCAACTACAACAGCACCAGTCTGTTCAGCAAGCATAATATCATTAGATGTAATTGAACCAGATGCAATGGAAATTGGTTTAACCAATACTTCACTACTCGACAATTTATTAATTTCATGAGAAATTGCTTCAGCAGAACCCTGTACGTCTGCTTTAATAATAATTCTAAGCTCTTTAACTTGACCTTCTTTAATCTCAGAAGCAAAGTTGTAGATACCTCTAAATCGTTTGGCATCAAGATCTTCTTGAGCTTGATCTTCAGCAAAGTTGCGAGCTTCTTTAATGTTTTTGTAGGCGCGACAAGAATCTCCAGCTTTGGGTACACCAGACAATCCAAGTACTGTAACGGCTGTACTCGGCGCTGCAGCATTAACTGAAGTTCCAGTTTCATCGATCATCGCTTTCACTCTTCCCCAAACGCCACCAGCTGCAATGTAATCACCAATACGTAAGGTACCGTTTTGTACAAGCATCGTTGCTAGAGGGCCTTTCGATCTTGAAAGCTCTGCTTCAATGATAGTACCAACAGCAAGTCTATTTGGGTTAGATTTAATTTTGTCAGCAAGCTCGGCATCAGCGACCAGCATCACTTTCATAAGAAGGTCATCAATCCCTTCATTCTTCAAAGCACTAATTCTGGCGCACTCAACTGTACCACCATACTCTTCAGTAATAATTTGATATTCGGCAAGTTGACCTAGAACTTTGGCTGCATTAGCTCCATCCTTATCAATCTTGTTAACAGCAACTAAAAAAGGAATCTTGCTTTCTTTGATGTGATTAATACACTCAATAGTTTGTGGCATAACACCATCATCAGCAGCAACAATCAAAACAATAATATCAGTAACATTAGCCCCGCGTTTACGCATCGCAGTAAAAGCCTCATGACCAGGCGTATCCAAGATAGTGATCTTGCGCATATTACCATCAAAATCCTCAGCCTCTATTCTATAAGTGCTAATGTGCTGAGTAATTCCACCAGACTCTTGATCAACTACTTTGGCTTTAGCCTTACGGATCGTATCAACTAAAGTAGTTTTACCGTGATCAACATGCCCCATAATAGTAACAACCGGAGGACGTTTTTCTAAGTTACCTTCAGTCTCATCTTCAAGAAGACTGGATTTAAGTTCAACGTGTCCCTCATCATCCTCTTCAGTATGCACAACATAGTCCATAGACTCCAAGTATTGAACAATAAGACTTTTTTCAAGCATGTCATTAACAGTCTTAACGATGCTTTTCATAAAGAAGTAAGTAATAATTTGCGTCTCTGGGATATTGATTTGTTGAGAAAGCTCTCTAACTGTCATTGGCTTGGTGATTACTGCTTCTTTTGGTCCAGCATCAACATACTCAACTCTTGAAGGGCGTGTTGTTCTCACTCTGTCATTGGTTTGACCACGTTTTTTCTTACGTCCCATTCCTTGAGAAACTGTAGTTGGCTTTGCAACTCTATAAGGCTGGCTATTTCCATCACCCTCAGTGACTCTCGGTCTACTGACTGGTCTAAGTGGAATAGAATTAACTCTACCTATATTTTTAATTGAAGCAGGTTTATTGAAATCTGGTTTATTAGATTGCATCATCCCTTGGAGATTTTCTTTCATCTCGCCAAAGTTTTTGTCTGATTGAATCTCTTCATCAGATCTTTCGTCAGTATCATCTTCTTCAGTATCTTTATTTTCGCCAACAACAACAGGTTGAACTTCCTCTTGTTTTTCTTCTTCCTGTTCTACCTTGGTGATACGACGGACAATCTTGAGCTTAGGCTTGCTATCTTCTTTCTTTTCTTCAACAATAGCTGTTTGTCTTACAACGGTTTTGCTTTTATTACTTGTACCAGTAGAACTCGTTTCAATAATTTGCTCAACATTAATTCGGTCCATTATAGATTTGGA
Coding sequences within:
- the infB gene encoding translation initiation factor IF-2, whose translation is MATAGKIRIYDLARDCVPESLDDKVQKKVQAELTRRIINLAVEYGENPKTASSSIDIGASKSIMDRINVEQIIETSSTGTSNKSKTVVRQTAIVEEKKEDSKPKLKIVRRITKVEQEEEKQEEVQPVVVGENKDTEEDDTDERSDEEIQSDKNFGEMKENLQGMMQSNKPDFNKPASIKNIGRVNSIPLRPVSRPRVTEGDGNSQPYRVAKPTTVSQGMGRKKKRGQTNDRVRTTRPSRVEYVDAGPKEAVITKPMTVRELSQQINIPETQIITYFFMKSIVKTVNDMLEKSLIVQYLESMDYVVHTEEDDEGHVELKSSLLEDETEGNLEKRPPVVTIMGHVDHGKTTLVDTIRKAKAKVVDQESGGITQHISTYRIEAEDFDGNMRKITILDTPGHEAFTAMRKRGANVTDIIVLIVAADDGVMPQTIECINHIKESKIPFLVAVNKIDKDGANAAKVLGQLAEYQIITEEYGGTVECARISALKNEGIDDLLMKVMLVADAELADKIKSNPNRLAVGTIIEAELSRSKGPLATMLVQNGTLRIGDYIAAGGVWGRVKAMIDETGTSVNAAAPSTAVTVLGLSGVPKAGDSCRAYKNIKEARNFAEDQAQEDLDAKRFRGIYNFASEIKEGQVKELRIIIKADVQGSAEAISHEINKLSSSEVLVKPISIASGSITSNDIMLAEQTGAVVVGFHVGVDTAATAKQAEKAKVIIKSYEVIYKLTEDLERAVLGMHEPEYEEQKLGEIEIRQIYTIDGRNIAGCMVTKGKVVRNEIARVMRDGAKIYEGKIDYLRRFKDDAKEVKENFECGLSFEKYNDLVEGDIVECWTVKEIARTKL
- the rbfA gene encoding 30S ribosome-binding factor RbfA, which gives rise to MKSYERREKVAQAIKREVALLIQQGAVKDDRMDKFVSIVSVDLNQSLSSARVMYSVMDNSGDGLDHVGTKAALQGSAGHMRGVVARRLNLRYAPKLIFIEVSSLSKAVDMVDLIDKTVAKDESHHGEQ
- the truB gene encoding tRNA pseudouridine(55) synthase TruB, encoding MANNNFDHQLNGFLIIDKPIDWTSHDVVAKLRGILRTKKVGHAGTLDPFATGVLPIAVGSATRLIRFLAKTKRYLAEIDLRNTTDTDDLTGEFLNKAEIKLSKEDLLEKLKSMEGEIDQIPPLYSAKKIDGKKLYQLMREGYEIDLADLKPCRVRINSIDLLDFDYPFAKIEMSCGEGTYVRSVARDVGGHLTSLRRLESNNFTLQSAYSLDDLQAEGVDLHNTILSPVDYLDLPEYLFDNKDVIALQQGQKVTIKEQDLSRFIAEDPFLSTNGTNASHRSDLFSSDITSKTGFCRMSSQFSNKLIDLEQGEQYLKCLDSTKELIGLANIAKENGKDFAVQPKVIL
- a CDS encoding helix-turn-helix domain-containing protein; translated protein: MQSQAAIERIGNEIKAARKRFNLSIEQLSEESKVSISHIRNIEEANLAALPEETYLMGFVSKILKTLKVKNIKIVLDYLRQDAVDLVIEEIINDSDINQQPKPWSFQLTKYHIYTSMVIVLAAMTWFVFDLSMKSKPRVKTKSTIILKTKPLQEELSLVEDSQEPDFLAGIGEKRVDVEVLDNAWYQIIGINQDQVLYEGDVYYDKGDKLFRFFDDTGFVLATGNAGAFKITADGNNFVLGQTGKKIQWFYPDSIKDLYLDKFTQEPVKEETTRRAKLFGRFRRTKQ